In Aliivibrio wodanis, a genomic segment contains:
- a CDS encoding putative lipoprotein, whose translation MKYITPLSLLFAVTLVGCQSEETNSESSSQANANAIAQQKRDLALQLSQSYAGLETTLKAQINDQKLNVSVSTLLDEQPNADFSQKMVTADAQIRSMKGIQEFTPDILELRLADISMVKEWKEGQSPLFAFEPKGNDASWQYIEAFDIYGQVHQLDVYQLPDVPVFVVDSNSDKELRAGIQAMRAEMNRLDQGIALSVNPSDAVVATPMLNSADTTEAKPISTTVLKKIRLADDQEPWISGKAEVYAIVTGINPSRDKPTIDLVEMPYLDYDNKDYHPNQIVIQWSRYRWGAADLILMEQDDGTDYKELAKLLVQVAEEVLKLIPDPEVQAYAIIPQITGKIISAIPDGLLVNDDDFVDVYYTLMQDTSYTDHPAASGNAVVTLEPLTINPTRN comes from the coding sequence ATGAAGTATATAACCCCCCTTTCACTTCTTTTCGCGGTAACTCTGGTTGGCTGTCAATCAGAAGAAACCAATTCTGAATCATCTTCTCAAGCAAATGCCAACGCTATTGCACAACAAAAGCGCGATTTAGCATTACAACTTAGCCAAAGCTATGCTGGACTTGAAACTACATTAAAAGCACAAATTAACGATCAAAAACTAAATGTCTCTGTATCTACCCTGCTAGATGAGCAACCAAATGCTGATTTTAGCCAAAAAATGGTAACTGCAGATGCTCAGATCCGTTCAATGAAAGGGATCCAAGAATTTACCCCTGATATATTAGAGTTACGTCTTGCTGATATCTCAATGGTAAAAGAGTGGAAAGAGGGACAAAGCCCACTATTTGCTTTCGAACCTAAGGGTAATGATGCATCTTGGCAGTATATTGAAGCCTTTGATATTTATGGACAAGTCCACCAGTTAGATGTATACCAATTACCTGATGTACCTGTATTTGTCGTTGACAGTAACAGTGACAAAGAGCTTCGAGCTGGTATACAAGCCATGCGTGCAGAAATGAATAGGTTAGATCAAGGTATCGCACTAAGTGTTAATCCAAGCGACGCTGTTGTTGCGACACCAATGCTTAACAGTGCTGATACTACAGAAGCTAAACCAATTTCTACTACTGTGTTGAAAAAAATTCGTCTCGCCGATGATCAAGAACCATGGATTTCAGGTAAAGCTGAGGTTTATGCAATTGTAACGGGGATCAATCCGAGTCGTGACAAGCCAACTATTGATTTAGTAGAAATGCCTTATTTGGACTACGACAACAAAGATTACCACCCAAATCAAATCGTTATTCAGTGGTCTCGTTATCGTTGGGGTGCTGCGGACCTTATCTTAATGGAACAAGATGATGGTACTGATTATAAAGAGCTAGCAAAACTATTGGTTCAAGTTGCAGAAGAAGTTCTAAAGCTTATTCCAGACCCTGAGGTTCAAGCGTATGCTATCATTCCTCAAATCACTGGAAAAATTATTAGTGCTATTCCTGATGGGCTATTAGTCAACGACGATGACTTTGTCGATGTATATTATACTTTAATGCAAGACACTAGCTATACAGATCACCCAGCAGCAAGTGGCAATGCCGTTGTAACGTTAGAGCCTCTAACGATAAATCCTACTCGTAATTAG
- a CDS encoding HTH-type transcriptional regulator, AraC family → MLNDPMFRVQTYSGQSDQHLRNVHIYAPSIIWVKSGVKTVFQETEQFDVNTHFWLLTSANQGLNFINKTTEDNFYSVQICFFLAPPKEMLEESQQNESIRIHTHAITVSPLLAYGFTLLTDVNTQKLSTKAQQFHLLALYQQLAELGVLHVLFSPTFTSFQNELSAYFSKNPSENYQLETVCDDFSMSRATLIRRLKRDDTNFRTVLSNVRMTYALSLMQEKRQTQLDLALQCGYQSESRFSQRFHLQFGMTPKQYMNSILY, encoded by the coding sequence ATGTTGAATGATCCCATGTTTCGAGTTCAAACTTACTCGGGTCAGAGTGATCAGCATTTACGCAATGTTCATATTTATGCCCCTAGTATTATTTGGGTTAAGTCGGGTGTAAAAACTGTATTTCAAGAGACTGAGCAATTTGATGTTAATACGCACTTTTGGTTGCTTACATCAGCCAACCAAGGGTTAAACTTTATTAATAAAACGACAGAGGATAATTTTTATTCTGTTCAGATCTGTTTTTTCTTAGCACCACCTAAAGAGATGTTAGAGGAGAGCCAACAAAATGAAAGTATTCGTATACATACTCATGCGATTACGGTGTCACCATTGTTGGCTTACGGTTTCACATTACTAACGGATGTTAATACGCAAAAGCTGAGTACTAAGGCTCAACAATTTCATTTGTTAGCTTTATATCAACAATTGGCTGAGTTGGGTGTACTGCATGTTTTATTCTCTCCAACGTTCACTTCTTTTCAAAATGAGCTGAGTGCGTATTTTTCTAAAAATCCGTCAGAAAATTATCAATTAGAAACCGTATGCGATGACTTTTCTATGAGCCGTGCAACGCTAATTCGTCGATTAAAGCGAGATGATACTAATTTCAGAACTGTTTTATCCAATGTCCGAATGACTTATGCACTTTCTCTAATGCAAGAGAAGCGTCAAACCCAATTAGATTTGGCATTACAGTGTGGCTATCAATCGGAAAGCCGTTTTAGTCAACGCTTTCATCTACAGTTTGGTATGACGCCAAAGCAATATATGAATAGCATTCTTTATTAA
- a CDS encoding putative lipoprotein: protein MKLKLVGSFICIAMLSGCTSMMQKDDFGNFHAKLDGGDFKGASEVALDNAGYDSETGETSDLIWTLQAGATLSYVGETELSTKLLDASEVMMKEEDKEGAIETGLETVGSIIGNDAMLDYAQTQYDGVMTNTIKAWNFIAEENYQDARVELNRAEERQRRAADHFASVIKKHKEEIESEAGESTESIKKTIDSDATQAALKNAGIETGQWKPYEGYINPFTTYTYGLNLLLTGKTKSDFQKAADAFKRVYSITGSKSVKKDYDLARSMAKSVRASKLNEKVWVIFENGQSVVKEEKRLDLPVFILSENVAYAGIALPRLKERGVAFNSISVNKEKTEVIADMDKIIGSEFEQEFPYILAREITRVTLKTIAQKQIKDENQLLGNAFAAIQALSTGADIRTFSALPSQYQVIQVEKKNNIVEIKAGNFTIPVVLDELSNKHIIYVKAVSPKTQPLINVVNI from the coding sequence ATGAAACTTAAGTTGGTTGGTAGCTTTATCTGTATAGCAATGTTGTCTGGTTGTACTAGTATGATGCAAAAGGATGATTTTGGTAATTTTCATGCCAAATTAGATGGAGGTGATTTTAAAGGAGCTTCAGAAGTTGCTCTTGATAATGCAGGCTATGATTCTGAAACGGGTGAAACAAGTGACTTAATCTGGACTTTACAAGCTGGAGCAACATTAAGTTATGTAGGTGAAACTGAATTATCGACTAAACTACTTGATGCTTCTGAAGTTATGATGAAGGAAGAAGATAAGGAAGGAGCAATAGAAACAGGATTGGAAACTGTTGGTTCTATCATTGGTAATGATGCGATGCTTGATTATGCGCAAACGCAATATGACGGTGTTATGACCAATACTATTAAGGCTTGGAATTTTATTGCAGAAGAGAACTATCAAGATGCAAGAGTTGAATTAAATAGAGCTGAAGAGCGACAACGTCGTGCTGCTGATCATTTTGCTTCAGTAATAAAAAAGCATAAAGAAGAGATTGAATCTGAAGCGGGTGAATCTACAGAATCCATTAAGAAAACCATAGACTCAGATGCGACGCAAGCAGCATTAAAAAATGCAGGTATTGAGACGGGTCAATGGAAGCCATACGAAGGGTATATTAATCCTTTTACTACCTATACCTATGGGCTTAATTTATTATTAACGGGTAAAACTAAGTCTGATTTTCAGAAAGCAGCAGATGCATTTAAACGAGTCTATTCAATTACTGGTTCTAAATCAGTGAAAAAAGATTATGACTTAGCGCGTTCAATGGCTAAATCAGTAAGGGCATCAAAACTCAATGAAAAAGTGTGGGTGATTTTTGAAAATGGTCAATCAGTAGTTAAAGAAGAAAAACGTTTAGATTTACCTGTTTTTATTCTTTCTGAAAATGTAGCTTATGCTGGTATTGCTCTTCCTCGGTTAAAAGAAAGAGGGGTTGCATTTAATTCTATTTCTGTAAATAAAGAAAAAACAGAAGTAATTGCTGATATGGATAAAATTATTGGTTCTGAATTTGAGCAAGAGTTTCCTTATATTTTGGCAAGAGAGATCACTCGAGTTACTTTAAAAACTATCGCTCAAAAACAAATTAAAGATGAAAATCAATTATTGGGCAATGCTTTTGCTGCGATTCAAGCGTTAAGTACTGGAGCTGATATCCGTACATTTTCAGCTCTACCTAGCCAATATCAAGTTATTCAAGTAGAAAAGAAAAATAATATTGTTGAGATAAAAGCAGGTAATTTTACAATTCCTGTAGTGTTGGATGAATTGTCTAATAAACATATTATCTATGTAAAAGCGGTATCACCTAAAACTCAACCTTTAATTAATGTTGTAAATATTTAA
- a CDS encoding putative phosphatidylethanolamine-binding protein, producing the protein MNKALLVLLTLASFSSQAFEVSSSDIHEGQLMNSKFTFSGMGCAGDNISPQLSWKDAPEGTKSFAITVFDPDAPTGSGWWHWLALNIPANVSSIDQGSPMKDILQTKNDFGTMSYGGACPPVGDGMHRYQYTVWALPQEKIDLPADISPAVVGYTLNSMALDKAVLTATYVR; encoded by the coding sequence ATGAACAAAGCATTATTGGTGTTACTTACTCTTGCATCATTCTCTAGCCAAGCTTTTGAAGTATCAAGCTCTGATATACATGAAGGTCAATTAATGAATAGCAAGTTTACCTTTTCAGGTATGGGCTGTGCTGGTGACAACATCTCTCCACAATTAAGCTGGAAAGATGCACCAGAGGGAACTAAAAGCTTTGCCATTACGGTATTTGACCCAGATGCACCTACAGGTAGCGGTTGGTGGCACTGGTTAGCGCTTAATATTCCTGCAAACGTAAGCAGTATTGATCAAGGTTCTCCAATGAAAGATATACTACAAACTAAGAATGACTTTGGTACTATGAGCTACGGTGGCGCATGTCCTCCTGTTGGTGATGGAATGCATCGATACCAATATACGGTTTGGGCATTACCACAAGAGAAAATAGATTTACCTGCAGATATCTCACCTGCTGTTGTTGGTTATACTTTAAATAGCATGGCATTAGACAAAGCAGTATTAACCGCGACATACGTACGCTAA